From Acropora muricata isolate sample 2 chromosome 14, ASM3666990v1, whole genome shotgun sequence, one genomic window encodes:
- the LOC136898796 gene encoding carbohydrate sulfotransferase 3-like: MPRLRFIRRFVLATIFVMGSFYTFMVLRSNYLIPNPRSQVRKKESQTGENPCQGCTNPPDSVPPFQVTDRFKKSGISGTDSSQPQALHDRSNSVDPTTTKTVKRRSLVIFGDDRSGTTFLTQMFYEDARIFTVYEPLWVTSRWSKSEAGRDRVKDVNEVIGAVMSCQFVDNPIALKFLESTSKKWAPGLPSNPFRSSFICNKTGKEPMSCPDSGSLPNVVQDVCLRHFKHSVTKVAIVRVPSRKLSHIFPKIIHDHNDTEVRLLHVVRDPRGSVNSRINLGWIKDYQARGFPLLPRDTCKGILQNVKYGASLEGSLRERYKLVRYKDIAMFPVKTASEIYKFAGFEMPESVVHWIVKSTQPSKELLAKEAKNAFSPIRNASANFEKWRREAPIERTRIIEKECSELFDFLGLERLAT, translated from the coding sequence ATGCCACGCTTGCGCTTCATCCGTCGCTTCGTCTTAGCAACTATCTTCGTGATGGGTTCTTTCTACACATTCATGGTTCTGCGAAGTAATTATTTAATCCCAAATCCAAGATCTCAAGTCCGCAAGAAGGAATCACAGACTGGTGAAAACCCGTGTCAGGGCTGTACAAATCCACCCGACTCTGTTCCTCCATTCCAAGTCACCGACAGATTTAAAAAAAGCGGCATTTCCGGTACGGACTCATCGCAACCCCAAGCTCTCCACGACCGTTCAAATTCCGTTGACCCTACGACAACAAAAACCGTCAAACGACGAAGCTTAGTCATTTTCGGAGATGACCGCTCGGGTACGACCTTTCTGACTCAAATGTTTTACGAAGACGCAAGAATATTTACAGTGTATGAACCCCTGTGGGTGACCTCACGTTGGTCAAAAAGTGAAGCTGGAAGAGATCGCGTGAAAGATGTTAACGAGGTTATTGGCGCTGTGATGAGCTGTCAATTCGTTGATAATCCAATTGCTTTGAAATTTCTAGAAAGCACATCCAAGAAATGGGCTCCCGGGCTCCCTTCGAACCCATTTCGATCTTCTTTCATATGCAACAAGACTGGTAAGGAGCCAATGTCTTGTCCAGATTCTGGGTCATTGCCCAACGTTGTCCAGGATGTGTGTTTGCGACATTTCAAACACAGCGTCACCAAAGTAGCCATTGTTCGAGTTCCTAGCAGAAAACTCTCGCACATTTTCCCGAAGATAATTCACGATCATAATGACACCGAAGTGAGGCTCCTTCACGTCGTGCGCGATCCTCGCGGGAGCGTCAACTCTCGAATTAACCTCGGATGGATAAAAGATTACCAAGCTCGAGGATTTCCTCTCCTCCCACGCGACACGTGCAAGGGCATCCTGCAGAACGTGAAATATGGAGCAAGTCTCGAGGGGAGCTTGAGAGAGCGTTATAAACTAGTGCGCTACAAGGACATTGCTATGTTTCCTGTAAAAACAGCTTCAGAAATTTATAAGTTTGCTGGCTTTGAAATGCCCGAGAGTGTTGTACATTGGATTGTGAAGTCCACACAACCAAGTAAAGAACTACTAGCGAAGGAAGCGAAAAATGCTTTTTCTCCCATTCGAAACGCAAGTGCCAACTTTGAAAAGTGGCGAAGAGAAGCACCTATTGAAAGAACCAGGATTATTGAAAAGGAATGTAGCGAATTATTCGATTTTCTGGGTTTGGAGAGACTAGCAACGTAA
- the LOC136898924 gene encoding carbohydrate sulfotransferase 3-like produces MPHLRFILRFFLATIFVMGSFYTFMVLRSNDLIPNPRSQVRKKESQTGENPCQGCTNPPDSVPPFQVTDISKKSGISGTDSSQPQALHDRSNSVDPTTTKTVKRRSLVIFGDDRSGTTFLTQMFYEDARIFTVYEPLWVTARWSKSEAGRDRVKDVNEVIGAVMSCQFVDNPIALKFLESTSKKWAPGLPSNPFRSSFICNKTGKEPMSCPDSGSLPNVVQDVCLRHFKHSVTKVAIVRVPSRKLSHIFPKIIHDHNDTEVRLLHVVRDPRGSVNSRINLGWINDYQARGFPLLPRDTCKGILQNVKYGASLEGSLRERYKLVRYKDIAMFPVKTASEIYKFAGFEMPESVVHWIVKSTQPSKELLAKEAKNAFSPIRNASANFEKWRREAPIERTRIIEKECSELFDFLGLERLAT; encoded by the coding sequence ATGCCACACTTGCGCTTCATCCTTCGCTTCTTCTTAGCAACTATCTTCGTGATGGGTTCTTTCTACACATTCATGGTTCTGCGAAGTAATGATTTAATCCCAAATCCAAGATCTCAAGTCCGCAAGAAGGAATCACAGACTGGTGAAAACCCGTGTCAGGGCTGTACAAATCCACCCGACTCTGTTCCTCCATTCCAAGTCACCGACATATCTAAAAAATCCGGCATTTCTGGTACGGACTCATCGCAACCCCAAGCTCTCCACGACCGTTCAAATTCCGTTGACccgacgacaacaaaaaccgTCAAACGACGAAGCTTAGTCATTTTCGGAGATGACCGCTCGGGTACGACCTTTCTGACTCAAATGTTTTACGAAGACGCAAGAATATTTACAGTGTATGAACCCCTGTGGGTGACCGCACGTTGGTCAAAAAGTGAAGCTGGAAGAGATCGCGTGAAAGATGTTAACGAAGTTATAGGCGCTGTGATGAGCTGTCAATTCGTTGATAATCCAATTGCTTTGAAGTTTCTAGAAAGCACATCCAAGAAATGGGCCCCCGGGCTCCCTTCGAACCCATTTCGATCTTCTTTCATATGCAACAAGACTGGTAAGGAGCCAATGTCTTGTCCAGATTCTGGGTCATTGCCCAACGTTGTCCAGGATGTGTGTTTGCGACATTTCAAACACAGCGTCACCAAAGTAGCCATTGTTCGAGTTCCTAGCAGAAAACTCTCGCACATTTTCCCGAAGATAATTCACGATCATAATGACACCGAAGTGAGGCTCCTTCACGTCGTGCGCGATCCTCGCGGGAGCGTCAACTCTCGAATTAACCTAGGATGGATAAACGATTACCAAGCTCGAGGATTTCCTCTCCTCCCACGCGACACGTGCAAGGGCATCCTGCAGAACGTGAAATATGGAGCAAGTCTCGAGGGGAGCTTGAGAGAGCGTTATAAACTAGTGCGCTACAAGGACATTGCTATGTTTCCTGTAAAAACAGCTTCAGAAATTTATAAGTTTGCTGGCTTTGAAATGCCCGAGAGTGTTGTACATTGGATTGTGAAGTCCACACAACCAAGCAAAGAACTACTAGCGAAGGAAGCGAAAAATGCTTTTTCTCCCATTCGAAACGCAAGTGCCAACTTTGAAAAGTGGCGAAGAGAAGCACCTATTGAAAGAACCAGGATTATTGAAAAGGAATGTAGCGAATTATTCGATTTTCTGGGTTTGGAGAGACTAGCAACGTAA